The Equus przewalskii isolate Varuska chromosome 8, EquPr2, whole genome shotgun sequence genome has a window encoding:
- the TTPA gene encoding alpha-tocopherol transfer protein isoform X1 yields MAAMRPGPAAGLQLSALPDHSPLLQPSLAELRRRARAAGVPETPLPLTDSFLLRFLRARDFDLDLTWRLLKNYYKWRAECPEISADLHPRSILGLLKAGYVGVLKARDPTGSKVLIYRIAHWDPKVFTAYDVFRVSLITSELIVQEVETQRNGIKAIFDLEGWQFSHAFQMTPYVAKKIAAVLTIHMHGNNYKESLLQHFPDILPLEYGGEEFSIEDICQEWTNFIMKSENYLSSISQTIQ; encoded by the exons ATGGCAGCGATGCGGCCGGGCCCGGCGGCGGGGCTGCAGCTGAGCGCGCTGCCCGACCACTCGCCGCTGCTGCAGCCgagcctggcggagctccggcggcGGGCCCGCGCGGCCGGCGTGCCCGAGACGCCGCTGCCGCTCACCGACTCCTTCTTGTTGCGCTTCCTGCGCGCCCGGGACTTCGACCTGGACCTGACCTGGCGG ttactaaaaaattattataagtgGAGAGCAGAATGTCCAGAAataagtgcagacctacaccctaGAAGTATTCTTGGCCTTCTGAAAGCTGGCTACGTTGGCGTCCTGAAAGCCAGAGATCCCACCGGCAGCAAAGTTCTTATTTACAGAATTG cacaCTGGGACCCAAAAGTTTTCACAGCTTACGATGTATTTCGTGTAAGTCTAATCACATCAGAGCTTATTGTCCAGGAAGTAGAAACGCAACGGAATGGCATCAAGGCCATCTTTGATCTAGAAGGCTGGCAGTTTTCTCATGCATTTCAAATGACCCCATATGTAGCCAAGAAGATTGCTGCTGTTCTTACA ATTCATATGCATGGGAACAATTACAAAGAGAGCTTACTTCAGCATTTCCCAGACATTCTTCCTCTGGAGTATGGTGGTGAAGAGTTCTCCATAGAGGACATTTGTCAAGAGTGGACAAATTTTATAATGAAGTCTGAAAATTATCTCAGCAGCATTTCCCAGACCATTCAGTGA
- the TTPA gene encoding alpha-tocopherol transfer protein isoform X3, which yields MAAMRPGPAAGLQLSALPDHSPLLQPSLAELRRRARAAGVPETPLPLTDSFLLRFLRARDFDLDLTWRLLKNYYKWRAECPEISADLHPRSILGLLKAGYVGVLKARDPTGSKVLIYRIDSYAWEQLQRELTSAFPRHSSSGVWW from the exons ATGGCAGCGATGCGGCCGGGCCCGGCGGCGGGGCTGCAGCTGAGCGCGCTGCCCGACCACTCGCCGCTGCTGCAGCCgagcctggcggagctccggcggcGGGCCCGCGCGGCCGGCGTGCCCGAGACGCCGCTGCCGCTCACCGACTCCTTCTTGTTGCGCTTCCTGCGCGCCCGGGACTTCGACCTGGACCTGACCTGGCGG ttactaaaaaattattataagtgGAGAGCAGAATGTCCAGAAataagtgcagacctacaccctaGAAGTATTCTTGGCCTTCTGAAAGCTGGCTACGTTGGCGTCCTGAAAGCCAGAGATCCCACCGGCAGCAAAGTTCTTATTTACAGAATTG ATTCATATGCATGGGAACAATTACAAAGAGAGCTTACTTCAGCATTTCCCAGACATTCTTCCTCTGGAGTATGGTGGTGA
- the TTPA gene encoding alpha-tocopherol transfer protein isoform X2 has protein sequence MAAMRPGPAAGLQLSALPDHSPLLQPSLAELRRRARAAGVPETPLPLTDSFLLRFLRARDFDLDLTWRLLKNYYKWRAECPEISADLHPRSILGLLKAGYVGVLKARDPTGSKVLIYRIAHWDPKVFTAYDVFRVSLITSELIVQEVETQRNGIKAIFDLEGWQFSHAFQMTPYVAKKIAAVLTDSFPLKVRGIHLINEPLIFDAVFSMIKPFLTEKIKQRIHMHGNNYKESLLQHFPDILPLEYGGEEFSIEDICQEWTNFIMKSENYLSSISQTIQ, from the exons ATGGCAGCGATGCGGCCGGGCCCGGCGGCGGGGCTGCAGCTGAGCGCGCTGCCCGACCACTCGCCGCTGCTGCAGCCgagcctggcggagctccggcggcGGGCCCGCGCGGCCGGCGTGCCCGAGACGCCGCTGCCGCTCACCGACTCCTTCTTGTTGCGCTTCCTGCGCGCCCGGGACTTCGACCTGGACCTGACCTGGCGG ttactaaaaaattattataagtgGAGAGCAGAATGTCCAGAAataagtgcagacctacaccctaGAAGTATTCTTGGCCTTCTGAAAGCTGGCTACGTTGGCGTCCTGAAAGCCAGAGATCCCACCGGCAGCAAAGTTCTTATTTACAGAATTG cacaCTGGGACCCAAAAGTTTTCACAGCTTACGATGTATTTCGTGTAAGTCTAATCACATCAGAGCTTATTGTCCAGGAAGTAGAAACGCAACGGAATGGCATCAAGGCCATCTTTGATCTAGAAGGCTGGCAGTTTTCTCATGCATTTCAAATGACCCCATATGTAGCCAAGAAGATTGCTGCTGTTCTTACA gattCTTTTCCATTAAAAGTTCGTGGTATCCATTTGATAAATGAGCCATTAATTTTCGATGCTGTCTTTTCCATGATTAAACCATTCCTGACTGAGAAAATTAAGCAACGT ATTCATATGCATGGGAACAATTACAAAGAGAGCTTACTTCAGCATTTCCCAGACATTCTTCCTCTGGAGTATGGTGGTGAAGAGTTCTCCATAGAGGACATTTGTCAAGAGTGGACAAATTTTATAATGAAGTCTGAAAATTATCTCAGCAGCATTTCCCAGACCATTCAGTGA